The following proteins come from a genomic window of Ignavibacteria bacterium:
- a CDS encoding class I SAM-dependent methyltransferase gives MPFDFHMNHDIYFEQQYTNAKKYILPFLSEVMPLKDKNVLEIGSGEGGILKAFSDHGCRITGVDIDTVKIEAGKRIFAKEIEENRARLICDDIFNFNGEKFDLIILKDALEHIHGHEKILSKMKDLLNPGGKAFLAFPPWQMPFGGHQQMCKSKFMALAPFIHLLPNPLYAGLLKSFHESDRLIEHLLDTKETRITIEGFERITKKLNYKVDRKLFYFINPNYEVKFNMKPRKQSALISSIPYVRNFFITTCFYVISADN, from the coding sequence ATGCCTTTCGATTTCCATATGAACCATGATATATATTTCGAGCAGCAGTATACTAATGCAAAGAAATACATTTTACCTTTTTTAAGTGAGGTAATGCCTCTTAAGGACAAGAATGTACTTGAGATCGGAAGCGGTGAAGGAGGAATATTAAAGGCGTTCAGCGACCATGGGTGCCGCATAACCGGTGTGGATATAGATACTGTAAAGATTGAAGCCGGGAAGAGAATATTTGCCAAAGAAATTGAAGAAAACAGAGCCCGTCTTATCTGTGACGACATATTTAATTTTAACGGGGAAAAGTTCGACCTGATAATCTTAAAAGATGCCCTTGAACATATCCACGGGCACGAGAAGATACTCTCAAAGATGAAGGACCTCTTAAATCCCGGGGGAAAGGCTTTTCTTGCATTTCCGCCGTGGCAGATGCCTTTCGGAGGCCATCAGCAGATGTGCAAAAGTAAATTTATGGCACTGGCTCCTTTTATACACCTGTTGCCAAACCCGTTATACGCGGGTCTGTTAAAGTCTTTCCATGAAAGCGACAGGCTGATCGAGCACCTGCTGGATACAAAGGAGACCAGGATCACTATTGAAGGGTTTGAAAGAATAACAAAGAAGCTGAACTATAAAGTTGACAGGAAGCTTTTCTACTTCATAAATCCAAACTATGAAGTAAAGTTTAATATGAAGCCAAGAAAGCAGTCGGCCTTAATTTCAAGTATACCATATGTAAGGAACTTTTTTATTACCACCTGCTTCTACGTAATTTCAGCTGATAATTAG
- a CDS encoding aldo/keto reductase, with the protein MEMRKLGSNGPEVSAMGLGLMGMSDLYGPADEKESIATIHNAIEEGINLFDTGDFYGMGHNEMLLRDALKGKARENILISVKFGGMRDPQGNWLGYDARPQAVKNFLAYSLKRLGTDYIDIYRPARIDPNVPIEETVGAIADMIKAGFVRYVGLSEVGADTIVRANSVHPVSDLQIEYSLISRGIEDEILPACRKLGIGITAYGVLSRGLISGHWSKDRDVAQNDFRRYSPRFSKENLEHNLLLVEALKNAAEKRNLTAAQAAIAWVLSRGSDIVPLIGARRRERLKEALKALEVRFDESDLEEIERAVPPGAAKGSRYNEHQMSMLDSERKSGRK; encoded by the coding sequence ATGGAAATGCGTAAGCTTGGCAGCAATGGCCCTGAGGTTTCTGCAATGGGTCTGGGGTTAATGGGGATGTCCGACCTGTACGGCCCTGCTGATGAGAAAGAAAGCATTGCAACAATTCACAATGCTATTGAGGAAGGGATAAACCTTTTTGACACGGGTGACTTTTACGGGATGGGGCATAATGAAATGCTTTTACGGGATGCCCTTAAGGGGAAAGCGCGGGAGAATATACTCATCAGCGTGAAATTCGGAGGGATGCGGGACCCTCAGGGAAACTGGCTTGGTTATGACGCCCGCCCTCAGGCAGTGAAGAATTTTCTGGCATACTCATTAAAAAGGCTTGGAACCGATTACATTGACATCTACCGGCCGGCAAGGATTGATCCGAATGTCCCGATAGAAGAAACAGTGGGTGCAATTGCAGATATGATAAAAGCCGGTTTTGTTAGGTATGTGGGGCTGTCTGAAGTTGGAGCAGACACCATTGTCCGCGCAAATTCTGTGCATCCGGTAAGCGACCTGCAGATTGAGTATTCGCTCATATCAAGGGGAATTGAAGATGAGATTCTGCCTGCCTGCCGTAAACTTGGCATTGGAATTACGGCATATGGTGTTTTGTCACGGGGACTTATAAGCGGCCACTGGTCAAAAGACCGCGACGTAGCCCAAAACGATTTCCGCAGGTACAGCCCGCGCTTCAGCAAGGAAAACCTTGAGCATAATTTGCTGCTTGTGGAAGCCTTAAAAAATGCTGCGGAGAAGAGGAACCTGACGGCTGCACAGGCTGCAATTGCCTGGGTTCTGTCTCGCGGGAGTGATATAGTACCGCTTATTGGTGCGCGCAGGCGTGAAAGGCTAAAAGAAGCCCTAAAAGCTCTTGAAGTAAGGTTTGATGAAAGTGATCTGGAAGAAATTGAGCGTGCCGTACCGCCGGGAGCCGCAAAAGGAAGCCGGTATAATGAACATCAGATGTCCATGCTTGACAGCGAGCGCAAAAGCGGCAGAAAATAA
- a CDS encoding family 10 glycosylhydrolase, whose protein sequence is MNKREFIKILGLSGLGLLGGNALNAFSKSPLFNAAEKKKIKNWAWIMTDIKTSEDEWKKLFAQMRASGIDAVLPEVYDSNYAYYKSRHLPVKDAWLERLLPIAKSEGLELHAWMRSMMCNIGEVRQKHPDWFVVNRKGESAALKPAYVPHYKFLCPTHPEVQEFVRETVSELSQIKELDGVHLDYIRFPDVILAEKLQPKYNIVQDKEYPEYDYCYCELCQSEFMKKTGIDVMKLDDPSTNAEWRQFRYDRITNLVNNVLVPEARKYNKPVTAAVFPNWEAVRQQWSKWDLDGFLPMLYHGYYDKGIGWIGEETSKEIKSLSKPAPLYSGLFIPQLNPAELAEAVETSFAGGAEGVSLFLAHSMTDEHWKSFKQAVQKRMD, encoded by the coding sequence ATGAATAAAAGAGAATTTATAAAAATACTGGGCCTCAGCGGCCTGGGGCTCCTGGGAGGCAACGCCTTAAATGCCTTTTCGAAGTCACCGCTTTTTAATGCGGCAGAGAAGAAAAAAATAAAAAACTGGGCCTGGATAATGACAGACATAAAGACATCCGAAGACGAATGGAAAAAACTGTTTGCCCAAATGCGCGCCTCAGGAATAGATGCCGTCCTGCCCGAAGTCTACGACTCTAACTATGCTTATTATAAAAGCCGTCACCTGCCCGTCAAAGACGCCTGGCTTGAAAGGCTCCTTCCTATTGCAAAATCAGAAGGACTGGAGCTCCATGCCTGGATGAGGTCAATGATGTGCAACATCGGGGAAGTCAGACAGAAGCACCCCGACTGGTTTGTCGTTAACAGAAAAGGGGAGTCTGCAGCCTTGAAGCCTGCCTATGTCCCTCATTATAAGTTTTTGTGCCCCACGCATCCGGAAGTTCAGGAGTTTGTACGTGAGACCGTAAGTGAACTCTCGCAGATTAAGGAGCTGGACGGTGTGCACCTGGATTATATCCGCTTTCCCGACGTCATTCTTGCCGAGAAACTCCAGCCCAAATATAACATTGTGCAGGACAAGGAGTATCCCGAATACGATTATTGCTACTGCGAACTCTGCCAGAGTGAATTTATGAAGAAGACCGGTATCGACGTAATGAAGCTGGATGACCCTTCCACGAACGCAGAATGGAGGCAGTTCCGTTACGACAGAATTACAAACCTTGTTAATAATGTGCTGGTTCCTGAGGCCCGCAAATACAATAAGCCGGTAACGGCGGCAGTCTTTCCGAACTGGGAAGCTGTTCGCCAGCAGTGGTCGAAATGGGATCTGGATGGCTTTCTTCCAATGCTTTATCACGGTTATTATGATAAAGGCATCGGCTGGATAGGGGAGGAGACCAGTAAGGAAATAAAGTCACTAAGCAAGCCTGCCCCATTGTACAGCGGATTGTTTATACCCCAGCTTAACCCTGCGGAACTGGCAGAAGCTGTTGAAACCTCTTTTGCCGGCGGGGCAGAAGGCGTTTCACTCTTCCTGGCACATTCAATGACAGATGAACACTGGAAGAGCTTCAAACAGGCGGTCCAAAAAAGAATGGACTGA
- a CDS encoding cellulase family glycosylhydrolase translates to MSSKISKILLFISFLLVIPFLSLRPQFIHVKDSHFILNEKPYYYLGTNFWYGYYLGIPEPKENRERLVRELDRLKAAGVDNLRILAGSEKSDIKNSIKPAIQIFPGVYDSTLLSGLDFLLSEMKKRDMHAVVILTNYWEWSGGMAQYYSWNGGGRALDPAVDDFGDFMNYAAMFYRSNEANQNFRNYLSSLINRKNIYTGLYYYEDPSIMAWELANEPRPGTGSRYISYYYEWIDSTAKFIHSLDQNHLITTGSEGIMGSLESENIYLRAHKSKFIDYVTIHVWAKNWKWFDSKRYNETYKNALAKATEYIQEHIRLARSLNKPLVMEEFGLPRDNELFTAGSETTARDKYYSELLDLVYRSAKEGSPLAGSNFWGWGGEGRSPNSDFIWHEGDPFVCDPPMEEQGLNSVYDTDSSTIEVLKEKSLLMKSLREDSTAVKDTSKGFSLLQNYPHPFNNLADSFTPSPSILLPLLKRTDRANKCTEFDPRIF, encoded by the coding sequence TTGAGTTCAAAAATCAGCAAAATTCTGTTATTCATAAGCTTTCTTTTAGTTATTCCTTTCCTTAGCCTCCGCCCGCAGTTTATTCATGTAAAGGACAGCCATTTCATTCTTAATGAAAAGCCTTATTATTATCTCGGAACAAACTTCTGGTACGGGTATTACCTGGGTATTCCTGAACCAAAAGAAAACAGGGAAAGACTTGTAAGAGAGCTTGACCGCCTGAAGGCTGCCGGAGTAGATAACCTCAGGATACTTGCCGGCTCTGAAAAGTCAGACATAAAAAACTCCATTAAACCTGCCATACAGATCTTCCCCGGAGTCTATGATTCTACTTTACTTTCAGGACTCGACTTTCTTTTGTCGGAAATGAAAAAAAGGGATATGCATGCCGTTGTCATTCTGACTAATTACTGGGAATGGTCAGGCGGTATGGCGCAGTACTATTCCTGGAACGGGGGCGGAAGAGCGCTGGACCCCGCTGTGGATGACTTTGGCGATTTTATGAACTATGCAGCCATGTTCTATAGGAGCAATGAGGCCAACCAAAACTTCAGGAATTATTTAAGCAGCCTCATCAACCGTAAAAACATATATACGGGGCTTTATTATTATGAGGACCCTTCCATTATGGCCTGGGAACTTGCGAATGAACCCCGCCCCGGCACAGGCAGCCGGTACATAAGCTATTACTATGAATGGATCGACTCCACTGCAAAGTTTATCCACTCACTTGATCAGAACCATCTCATTACTACCGGAAGCGAAGGAATAATGGGCTCTTTGGAATCCGAGAATATTTATCTAAGGGCACACAAAAGTAAATTTATCGACTATGTGACCATTCACGTGTGGGCCAAGAACTGGAAGTGGTTCGATTCAAAACGTTATAACGAAACCTATAAGAACGCCCTGGCAAAGGCAACTGAATATATACAGGAGCATATAAGGCTTGCACGCAGCCTAAATAAACCCCTGGTAATGGAGGAATTCGGACTCCCAAGGGATAATGAACTCTTTACTGCCGGAAGCGAAACAACAGCACGGGATAAATACTATTCGGAGCTCCTTGACCTCGTCTACCGCAGCGCCAAAGAGGGATCTCCCTTGGCAGGTTCAAATTTCTGGGGGTGGGGAGGCGAAGGCCGCTCGCCAAACAGCGACTTCATTTGGCATGAGGGAGATCCTTTCGTATGCGATCCTCCAATGGAAGAGCAGGGCCTTAATTCTGTATATGACACGGATTCTTCCACAATTGAAGTGCTGAAAGAAAAGTCATTATTGATGAAAAGCCTGAGAGAAGATAGTACGGCAGTTAAGGATACGTCAAAAGGTTTTTCATTACTTCAGAATTACCCGCACCCTTTTAACAATCTGGCTGACAGCTTTACCCCTTCCCCCTCTATTTTATTGCCGCTTCTTAAGAGGACAGATAGGGCAAATAAGTGTACTGAATTTGACCCCCGTATTTTTTAA
- a CDS encoding serine hydrolase has protein sequence MKKILLPVFIFLLGVSSYAQDAANKIESLMAKYNEYGYFDGSILVADKDNVVFKKGYGKANIEWNISNSPDTKFRVGSVTKQFTSMLIMQLVEKGKISLDGKITDYLPYYRKDTGSRITIHMLLTHTSGIPSYTSQPGFSERISRMNYKPDDFIKEQCSGSLEFEPGSRIVYNNSGYFILGAIIEHVTGKSYEAALRENILDPLVMKNTGYDHSEDIIPNRASGYDRKGDAFRNTSFLDMSLPYAAGSMYSTVEDLLLWDKALQTDKLLSPELKKKIFRKYMKFGEMYYGYGWMTAKRFNGHDSLDVIAHGGSINGFNAMNYMIPEAGQYVIILSNAGAAPLDKMTNQIINILNGKNEPEPQKPLARILWRTLEQEGSQSAISKFRELKNKKDEYAYTEAEINNMGYNLLSEGKTDEAIDIFKLNTEEFPQSSNAYDSYGEALLKKGLKEEAAKNYRKSLELNPGNENAVKVLKELGQGDFSSPEVKLKENGLNEFAGTYQLAPGFSIKVTVEGDKIFGQGTGQPRFEMFPLSEDKFFLKVVNAQVSFQRKDGTVSGMTLYQNGQNLPGKKVE, from the coding sequence ATGAAAAAGATCCTACTGCCCGTTTTCATATTTCTCCTGGGAGTTTCCTCCTATGCCCAGGATGCAGCAAATAAGATCGAAAGCCTCATGGCCAAGTACAATGAGTACGGATATTTCGACGGAAGTATTCTTGTGGCAGATAAAGACAATGTTGTCTTTAAGAAGGGCTATGGAAAGGCTAACATTGAATGGAACATTTCAAACTCCCCGGATACAAAATTCCGTGTTGGATCAGTTACCAAACAGTTTACCTCAATGCTTATAATGCAGCTGGTGGAAAAAGGGAAGATAAGTCTTGATGGGAAAATAACAGATTACCTCCCTTACTACAGGAAAGATACAGGCTCCAGGATAACAATCCATATGCTCCTGACACACACGTCAGGTATACCAAGCTATACCTCTCAGCCGGGCTTTTCTGAAAGGATAAGCCGAATGAATTACAAGCCCGATGACTTTATTAAGGAACAGTGCAGCGGCAGCCTGGAGTTTGAGCCGGGCTCCCGGATAGTGTATAATAACTCAGGATATTTTATTCTGGGTGCCATAATTGAACACGTTACAGGAAAAAGCTACGAGGCGGCCCTCAGGGAAAATATACTTGATCCACTTGTAATGAAGAATACGGGCTACGATCATTCCGAAGACATTATTCCGAACAGGGCCTCCGGGTACGACAGGAAGGGAGATGCCTTCAGGAACACATCTTTCCTCGATATGTCGCTTCCTTATGCCGCAGGCAGCATGTATTCAACGGTTGAGGACCTCCTCCTGTGGGATAAGGCTCTTCAGACCGATAAACTTCTTTCCCCCGAGCTGAAGAAAAAAATCTTCCGGAAATATATGAAATTTGGTGAGATGTATTACGGCTACGGGTGGATGACGGCTAAAAGATTTAACGGGCACGATTCACTTGATGTAATTGCACACGGTGGAAGCATAAACGGATTTAATGCAATGAACTACATGATACCTGAGGCCGGGCAGTATGTAATTATCTTAAGCAATGCCGGAGCTGCCCCGCTGGACAAAATGACAAACCAGATTATTAACATACTTAATGGAAAAAATGAGCCGGAGCCTCAAAAGCCTCTGGCCAGAATCCTCTGGAGGACACTTGAACAGGAGGGCTCACAAAGCGCCATTAGCAAGTTCAGAGAGCTTAAAAATAAAAAAGATGAATATGCCTATACCGAAGCGGAGATTAACAATATGGGATATAATCTCCTTTCCGAAGGCAAGACTGATGAGGCAATAGACATCTTCAAACTCAATACAGAGGAATTCCCCCAATCATCTAATGCATATGACAGCTATGGCGAAGCCCTCCTTAAAAAGGGCCTGAAGGAAGAAGCTGCAAAGAACTACAGGAAGTCGCTTGAACTGAATCCCGGGAATGAAAATGCAGTTAAGGTGCTTAAAGAGCTTGGACAGGGGGACTTCAGCTCTCCTGAAGTAAAGCTGAAGGAAAACGGGCTTAATGAATTTGCCGGCACTTATCAGCTCGCACCTGGATTCAGCATTAAGGTTACGGTTGAGGGCGATAAAATTTTCGGGCAGGGAACAGGCCAGCCACGCTTTGAAATGTTTCCTTTGTCTGAGGATAAGTTTTTTCTAAAAGTGGTAAACGCCCAGGTAAGTTTCCAGAGAAAAGACGGGACAGTTTCCGGCATGACGCTCTACCAGAACGGGCAGAACCTCCCGGGAAAGAAAGTTGAGTAG
- a CDS encoding SUMF1/EgtB/PvdO family nonheme iron enzyme yields the protein MKAFIFVSAILLVFPFYSFAGEIQVKNARIDEINNQKKYAFISFDVSWENSWRSDITGMGYAEPYNYDAAWVFVKFRDKAGRFRHASLSAISKSHRSDGKAAISASRDGRGVFVYSAKNFSGPADYKGIKLKWNFGSDNIDINQDTEIRVLAVEMVFIPGGSFYAGDGGSYGSFFNTRQGVPALVSQEPVLLKASSNSFDDGALSNEGVWVSGTSGIRSKDGDFENPEFPTGYGAFYVMKYEISQGEYAGFLNLISAGQSHGRDLNAEGQYRNTITFNGRQFVAKRPKRACNFLSWMDGAAYADWTGMRPMTELEFEKACRGYNSNTNDANLPVKNEYAWNDDSIAAAGVIAGTEDGSESVNGNAAFDNVTYKGGDGLYGPLGCGVFEKPGPRNLSGKSYYGVCELSGNLSEQCVTLGNTAGRSFMGNDGDGVLTETGEADESSWPGINGNADEDKANLKYIGNIVESPGITAAAGSGQRGGNWYTRKTFLMISDRAFASHPSGRRSEYAGFRCVKYAQ from the coding sequence ATGAAAGCTTTTATCTTTGTTTCGGCCATATTATTAGTATTCCCTTTCTATTCTTTTGCCGGAGAAATTCAGGTGAAGAATGCCCGGATCGATGAAATAAACAATCAAAAAAAATATGCATTCATTAGCTTCGATGTATCCTGGGAAAATTCATGGCGGAGTGACATTACCGGAATGGGCTACGCCGAACCGTATAACTACGACGCTGCATGGGTATTTGTAAAATTCAGGGATAAGGCAGGGCGCTTCAGGCATGCAAGCCTTTCAGCAATCAGCAAAAGCCACCGTTCAGACGGGAAAGCCGCCATCAGTGCCTCGCGCGACGGCAGGGGGGTGTTTGTTTATTCGGCAAAGAATTTTTCCGGACCAGCAGACTACAAAGGAATTAAACTGAAGTGGAATTTCGGCTCCGATAACATAGATATAAATCAGGATACTGAAATCAGAGTCCTGGCAGTTGAAATGGTCTTTATCCCCGGGGGCTCTTTTTATGCCGGCGACGGAGGCTCTTACGGGAGCTTCTTTAACACCAGGCAAGGTGTGCCTGCACTCGTTTCGCAGGAGCCGGTGCTTCTTAAGGCCTCAAGCAACAGCTTTGATGACGGGGCACTTTCTAATGAGGGAGTGTGGGTTTCAGGAACCTCAGGCATCAGATCTAAAGATGGGGATTTTGAAAATCCCGAATTTCCTACGGGATATGGCGCCTTTTACGTCATGAAGTATGAAATTTCACAGGGGGAATATGCAGGATTTCTGAACCTTATTTCCGCCGGGCAGTCGCATGGGCGTGACCTTAATGCCGAAGGCCAATACAGAAATACAATTACGTTTAATGGCAGGCAGTTCGTTGCAAAGCGACCTAAACGTGCCTGCAACTTCCTGAGCTGGATGGATGGTGCTGCTTATGCCGACTGGACAGGCATGCGCCCGATGACAGAACTGGAATTTGAAAAAGCCTGCCGCGGATACAATTCTAATACAAATGATGCCAATTTGCCCGTGAAAAACGAGTATGCCTGGAATGATGATTCCATTGCGGCTGCGGGAGTAATTGCAGGAACTGAAGACGGTTCTGAATCTGTAAATGGCAATGCGGCCTTTGACAACGTGACCTATAAAGGTGGGGACGGATTGTACGGCCCCTTGGGGTGCGGAGTCTTTGAAAAACCCGGCCCGCGGAACCTTTCAGGCAAAAGCTACTACGGTGTCTGTGAACTAAGCGGGAACCTTTCTGAACAGTGTGTCACACTTGGCAATACAGCAGGGCGTTCATTTATGGGAAACGACGGCGACGGAGTGCTGACTGAAACAGGAGAAGCCGATGAGAGCAGCTGGCCGGGAATTAACGGCAATGCCGATGAGGACAAGGCCAACCTTAAGTACATTGGAAACATCGTGGAATCTCCCGGGATCACTGCTGCAGCAGGAAGCGGGCAGAGGGGCGGAAACTGGTATACAAGAAAAACCTTCCTCATGATAAGCGACAGGGCATTTGCCTCGCATCCTTCAGGCCGGAGGTCAGAGTACGCCGGTTTCAGATGTGTAAAATATGCACAGTAA